One Triplophysa dalaica isolate WHDGS20190420 chromosome 1, ASM1584641v1, whole genome shotgun sequence DNA segment encodes these proteins:
- the brd7 gene encoding bromodomain-containing protein 7 isoform X3, with protein sequence MSPVDEKKKKKMVKKRKGPDSMDPDFDEQSRTPARSDVSQPLTPSLAKIEEKEQTPLQEALSQLIRQLQRKDPSAFFSFPVTDLIAPAYSLIIKRPMDFCTIKEKVKKELYQSLEELKLDFKTMCENAMIYNKPDTIYYKAAKKLLHSGMKILSTERLDSLKQSIEFMANLQTSSQSTEDGEDEGGASDPANKNSSVMDTSDNSQSPRVANKDTRSRGRKEEAQKAKKDLEEIKKLMEESGGKLSNRSLQCEQLDFERRKSDGSTTLGILNPADLSAGDPGYCPVKLGMMGGRLQTGINTLQGFKEDKRNMVTPVTYMNYGPFSSHAPTYDSSFSNISKEDSDLIYSFYGEDSSEPGYESIADYLVKSEEHMSRLADNMLDALTGGEHSRQLKETESDNLQSEEPAEKAVVTGDEVVGLEPNSRNVNALSSVLGSNIDLLPESFDSEEAEHFQQKLDETTVLLRELQKAQKERLSAKQPPNIICLLAPTAKELELAEKVTGNLTQLTSQVTPSEVCSVYGIRKAMGISLPNSTVEDSFINLNTVGDIAETMEGVC encoded by the exons ATGTCACCAGTTGacgagaagaaaaagaaaaag aTGGTCAAAAAACGGAAGGGGCCGGACTCTATGGATCCAGACTTTGATGAGCAAAGCAGAACTCCAGCTCGCTCTGATGTTTCCCAGCCCCTCACCCCTTCACTTGCCAAAATTGAAG AAAAAGAGCAGACTCCTCTACAGGAAGCTTTGAGTCAGCTCATTCGACAGCTCCAAAG GAAGGACCCCAGTGCATTTTTTTCCTTTCCTGTGACTGACCTGATCGCCCCGGCATACTCCCTCATCATAAAGAGACCCATGGACTTCTGCACAATTAAGGAGAAAGTAAAGAAAGAGCTATACCAGTCACTTGAAGAGCTTAAG CTGGATTTCAAAACAATGTGTGAGAATGCTATGATATATAACAAACCAGATACCATTTACTACAAAGCAGCCAAGAAACTCCTTCACTCTGGGATGAAGATCCTGAGCACA GAGAGACTCGACAGTTTAAAGCAAAGCATAGAGTTCATGGCTAACCTGCAGACATCCAGTCAGTCTACAGAGGATGGAGAGGACGAGGGCGGAGCTTCTGACCCTGCCAACAAGAACTCATCTGTCATGGACACAAGTGATAACTCGCAGTCACCCCGTGTTGCCAACAAAGACACTCGGAG CCGGGGCCGTAAGGAGGAAGCTCAGAAAGCAAAAAAAGACCTGGAGGAGATCAAGAAGCTCATGGAGGAGTCTGGAGGAAAATTGTCTAACAGAAGCCTGCAGTGTGAG cAGCTGGATTTTGAGAGAAGGAAATCTGATGGTTCAACCACTCTGGGCATCCTGAACCCTGCTGACCTGAGCGCTGGAG ATCCAGGTTACTGCCCAGTCAAACTGGGCATGATGGGAGGAAGACTTCAAACTGGTATCAACACTCTTCAGGGCTTCAAAGAGGACAAGAGGAATATGGTCACTCCAG ttaCATATATGAATTATGGCCCATTTAGCTCACATGCACCTACTTATgactccagttttagcaatatCAGCAAAGAGGACTCGGATCTTATTTACTCTTTCTATGGAGAGGACAGCAGTGAGCCAGGCTATGAAAG CATTGCAGATTACCTAGTCAAATCCGAGGAGCACATGAGCAGGTTAGCAGATAATATGCTGGATGCTTTAACCGGTGGAGAACACTCCAGACAACTGAAGGAGACAGAATCT GATAATCTGCAATCGGAGGAGCCTGCTGAGAAAGCAGTCGTAACAGGTGACGAG GTTGTTGGGTTGGAGCCTAACAGTAGAAATGTGAATGCTCTCAGTTCTGTGCTCGGTTCAAATATCGACCTTCTTCCCGAGAGCTTTGACTCTGAAG AAGCAGAGCATTTTCAGCAGAAGCTGGATGAGACAACAGTGTTGCTGAGGGAGTTGCAGAAGGCTCAGAAAGAAAGATTAAGTGCTAAACAGCCACCAAACATCATCTGCCTGCTGGCTCCTACTGCTAAAGAACTAGAGCTTG CGGAGAAAGTTACGGGTAATCTGACCCAATTGACCAGTCAGGTGACCCCTAGTGAGGTGTGCAGTGTATATGGGATCAGGAAGGCCATGGGTATTTCATTGCCAAACAGCACTGTAGAGGACTCCTTTATAAACCTGAACACAG TGGGAGATATAGCTGAAACCATGGAGGGAGTGTGTTGA
- the brd7 gene encoding bromodomain-containing protein 7 isoform X1 gives MGKKHKKHKSEKHTHDEFTERPLKLVLKVAGNEVTTGSPKLESTYDDPIDYDKHKDKKKKKKKKEEKARNSPPMSPVDEKKKKKMVKKRKGPDSMDPDFDEQSRTPARSDVSQPLTPSLAKIEEKEQTPLQEALSQLIRQLQRKDPSAFFSFPVTDLIAPAYSLIIKRPMDFCTIKEKVKKELYQSLEELKLDFKTMCENAMIYNKPDTIYYKAAKKLLHSGMKILSTERLDSLKQSIEFMANLQTSSQSTEDGEDEGGASDPANKNSSVMDTSDNSQSPRVANKDTRSRGRKEEAQKAKKDLEEIKKLMEESGGKLSNRSLQCEQLDFERRKSDGSTTLGILNPADLSAGDPGYCPVKLGMMGGRLQTGINTLQGFKEDKRNMVTPVTYMNYGPFSSHAPTYDSSFSNISKEDSDLIYSFYGEDSSEPGYESIADYLVKSEEHMSRLADNMLDALTGGEHSRQLKETESDNLQSEEPAEKAVVTGDEVVGLEPNSRNVNALSSVLGSNIDLLPESFDSEEAEHFQQKLDETTVLLRELQKAQKERLSAKQPPNIICLLAPTAKELELAEKVTGNLTQLTSQVTPSEVCSVYGIRKAMGISLPNSTVEDSFINLNTVGDIAETMEGVC, from the exons atgggCAAAAAgcacaagaaacacaaatcagAAAAGCACACACACGACG AGTTCACTGAGCGACCTCTGAAGCTGGTGTTAAAAGTGGCTGGGAATGAGGTCACCACAGGCAGCCCTAAACTCGAGAGCACGTATGACGACCCGATAGATTACGACAAACATAAAgacaagaaaaagaagaaaaaaaagaaggaagagAAAGCTAGAAACAGTCCACCGATGTCACCAGTTGacgagaagaaaaagaaaaag aTGGTCAAAAAACGGAAGGGGCCGGACTCTATGGATCCAGACTTTGATGAGCAAAGCAGAACTCCAGCTCGCTCTGATGTTTCCCAGCCCCTCACCCCTTCACTTGCCAAAATTGAAG AAAAAGAGCAGACTCCTCTACAGGAAGCTTTGAGTCAGCTCATTCGACAGCTCCAAAG GAAGGACCCCAGTGCATTTTTTTCCTTTCCTGTGACTGACCTGATCGCCCCGGCATACTCCCTCATCATAAAGAGACCCATGGACTTCTGCACAATTAAGGAGAAAGTAAAGAAAGAGCTATACCAGTCACTTGAAGAGCTTAAG CTGGATTTCAAAACAATGTGTGAGAATGCTATGATATATAACAAACCAGATACCATTTACTACAAAGCAGCCAAGAAACTCCTTCACTCTGGGATGAAGATCCTGAGCACA GAGAGACTCGACAGTTTAAAGCAAAGCATAGAGTTCATGGCTAACCTGCAGACATCCAGTCAGTCTACAGAGGATGGAGAGGACGAGGGCGGAGCTTCTGACCCTGCCAACAAGAACTCATCTGTCATGGACACAAGTGATAACTCGCAGTCACCCCGTGTTGCCAACAAAGACACTCGGAG CCGGGGCCGTAAGGAGGAAGCTCAGAAAGCAAAAAAAGACCTGGAGGAGATCAAGAAGCTCATGGAGGAGTCTGGAGGAAAATTGTCTAACAGAAGCCTGCAGTGTGAG cAGCTGGATTTTGAGAGAAGGAAATCTGATGGTTCAACCACTCTGGGCATCCTGAACCCTGCTGACCTGAGCGCTGGAG ATCCAGGTTACTGCCCAGTCAAACTGGGCATGATGGGAGGAAGACTTCAAACTGGTATCAACACTCTTCAGGGCTTCAAAGAGGACAAGAGGAATATGGTCACTCCAG ttaCATATATGAATTATGGCCCATTTAGCTCACATGCACCTACTTATgactccagttttagcaatatCAGCAAAGAGGACTCGGATCTTATTTACTCTTTCTATGGAGAGGACAGCAGTGAGCCAGGCTATGAAAG CATTGCAGATTACCTAGTCAAATCCGAGGAGCACATGAGCAGGTTAGCAGATAATATGCTGGATGCTTTAACCGGTGGAGAACACTCCAGACAACTGAAGGAGACAGAATCT GATAATCTGCAATCGGAGGAGCCTGCTGAGAAAGCAGTCGTAACAGGTGACGAG GTTGTTGGGTTGGAGCCTAACAGTAGAAATGTGAATGCTCTCAGTTCTGTGCTCGGTTCAAATATCGACCTTCTTCCCGAGAGCTTTGACTCTGAAG AAGCAGAGCATTTTCAGCAGAAGCTGGATGAGACAACAGTGTTGCTGAGGGAGTTGCAGAAGGCTCAGAAAGAAAGATTAAGTGCTAAACAGCCACCAAACATCATCTGCCTGCTGGCTCCTACTGCTAAAGAACTAGAGCTTG CGGAGAAAGTTACGGGTAATCTGACCCAATTGACCAGTCAGGTGACCCCTAGTGAGGTGTGCAGTGTATATGGGATCAGGAAGGCCATGGGTATTTCATTGCCAAACAGCACTGTAGAGGACTCCTTTATAAACCTGAACACAG TGGGAGATATAGCTGAAACCATGGAGGGAGTGTGTTGA
- the brd7 gene encoding bromodomain-containing protein 7 isoform X2 codes for MGKKHKKHKSEKHTHDEFTERPLKLVLKVAGNEVTTGSPKLESTYDDPIDYDKHKDKKKKKKKKEEKARNSPPMSPVDEKKKKKMVKKRKGPDSMDPDFDEQSRTPARSDVSQPLTPSLAKIEEKEQTPLQEALSQLIRQLQRKDPSAFFSFPVTDLIAPAYSLIIKRPMDFCTIKEKVKKELYQSLEELKLDFKTMCENAMIYNKPDTIYYKAAKKLLHSGMKILSTERLDSLKQSIEFMANLQTSSQSTEDGEDEGGASDPANKNSSVMDTSDNSQSPRVANKDTRSRGRKEEAQKAKKDLEEIKKLMEESGGKLSNRSLQCELDFERRKSDGSTTLGILNPADLSAGDPGYCPVKLGMMGGRLQTGINTLQGFKEDKRNMVTPVTYMNYGPFSSHAPTYDSSFSNISKEDSDLIYSFYGEDSSEPGYESIADYLVKSEEHMSRLADNMLDALTGGEHSRQLKETESDNLQSEEPAEKAVVTGDEVVGLEPNSRNVNALSSVLGSNIDLLPESFDSEEAEHFQQKLDETTVLLRELQKAQKERLSAKQPPNIICLLAPTAKELELAEKVTGNLTQLTSQVTPSEVCSVYGIRKAMGISLPNSTVEDSFINLNTVGDIAETMEGVC; via the exons atgggCAAAAAgcacaagaaacacaaatcagAAAAGCACACACACGACG AGTTCACTGAGCGACCTCTGAAGCTGGTGTTAAAAGTGGCTGGGAATGAGGTCACCACAGGCAGCCCTAAACTCGAGAGCACGTATGACGACCCGATAGATTACGACAAACATAAAgacaagaaaaagaagaaaaaaaagaaggaagagAAAGCTAGAAACAGTCCACCGATGTCACCAGTTGacgagaagaaaaagaaaaag aTGGTCAAAAAACGGAAGGGGCCGGACTCTATGGATCCAGACTTTGATGAGCAAAGCAGAACTCCAGCTCGCTCTGATGTTTCCCAGCCCCTCACCCCTTCACTTGCCAAAATTGAAG AAAAAGAGCAGACTCCTCTACAGGAAGCTTTGAGTCAGCTCATTCGACAGCTCCAAAG GAAGGACCCCAGTGCATTTTTTTCCTTTCCTGTGACTGACCTGATCGCCCCGGCATACTCCCTCATCATAAAGAGACCCATGGACTTCTGCACAATTAAGGAGAAAGTAAAGAAAGAGCTATACCAGTCACTTGAAGAGCTTAAG CTGGATTTCAAAACAATGTGTGAGAATGCTATGATATATAACAAACCAGATACCATTTACTACAAAGCAGCCAAGAAACTCCTTCACTCTGGGATGAAGATCCTGAGCACA GAGAGACTCGACAGTTTAAAGCAAAGCATAGAGTTCATGGCTAACCTGCAGACATCCAGTCAGTCTACAGAGGATGGAGAGGACGAGGGCGGAGCTTCTGACCCTGCCAACAAGAACTCATCTGTCATGGACACAAGTGATAACTCGCAGTCACCCCGTGTTGCCAACAAAGACACTCGGAG CCGGGGCCGTAAGGAGGAAGCTCAGAAAGCAAAAAAAGACCTGGAGGAGATCAAGAAGCTCATGGAGGAGTCTGGAGGAAAATTGTCTAACAGAAGCCTGCAGTGTGAG CTGGATTTTGAGAGAAGGAAATCTGATGGTTCAACCACTCTGGGCATCCTGAACCCTGCTGACCTGAGCGCTGGAG ATCCAGGTTACTGCCCAGTCAAACTGGGCATGATGGGAGGAAGACTTCAAACTGGTATCAACACTCTTCAGGGCTTCAAAGAGGACAAGAGGAATATGGTCACTCCAG ttaCATATATGAATTATGGCCCATTTAGCTCACATGCACCTACTTATgactccagttttagcaatatCAGCAAAGAGGACTCGGATCTTATTTACTCTTTCTATGGAGAGGACAGCAGTGAGCCAGGCTATGAAAG CATTGCAGATTACCTAGTCAAATCCGAGGAGCACATGAGCAGGTTAGCAGATAATATGCTGGATGCTTTAACCGGTGGAGAACACTCCAGACAACTGAAGGAGACAGAATCT GATAATCTGCAATCGGAGGAGCCTGCTGAGAAAGCAGTCGTAACAGGTGACGAG GTTGTTGGGTTGGAGCCTAACAGTAGAAATGTGAATGCTCTCAGTTCTGTGCTCGGTTCAAATATCGACCTTCTTCCCGAGAGCTTTGACTCTGAAG AAGCAGAGCATTTTCAGCAGAAGCTGGATGAGACAACAGTGTTGCTGAGGGAGTTGCAGAAGGCTCAGAAAGAAAGATTAAGTGCTAAACAGCCACCAAACATCATCTGCCTGCTGGCTCCTACTGCTAAAGAACTAGAGCTTG CGGAGAAAGTTACGGGTAATCTGACCCAATTGACCAGTCAGGTGACCCCTAGTGAGGTGTGCAGTGTATATGGGATCAGGAAGGCCATGGGTATTTCATTGCCAAACAGCACTGTAGAGGACTCCTTTATAAACCTGAACACAG TGGGAGATATAGCTGAAACCATGGAGGGAGTGTGTTGA